The following coding sequences are from one Comamonas koreensis window:
- a CDS encoding SDR family oxidoreductase, which translates to MTKPTSIALITGASRGIGATIARRLAHDGHAIAINYANNAQEAEALAQALVQEGGQAMAIRADISQADQVQAMFSAVEKQLGQIDVLVNNAGVLATSTLAETSDALFAKTFAINTQGVFNTLREAATRLNTGGRIINLSTTALALNLPGYAIYNGSKAAVEAFTRVFAKELRGRQITVNAVAPGPVATELFFAGKSEAQIEHFAKMPPLERLGEPEDIAAVVAFLASKESGWINGQVLRANGGVA; encoded by the coding sequence ATGACCAAGCCCACATCCATTGCCCTGATCACCGGCGCATCGCGCGGCATCGGTGCCACCATTGCCCGGCGCCTGGCCCACGACGGCCATGCCATCGCCATCAACTACGCCAACAACGCGCAAGAGGCCGAAGCACTGGCCCAGGCGCTGGTGCAAGAAGGTGGCCAAGCGATGGCCATCCGCGCCGATATCTCGCAGGCTGACCAAGTGCAGGCGATGTTCAGCGCCGTCGAGAAGCAGCTGGGCCAGATTGATGTGCTCGTCAACAACGCCGGCGTGCTCGCCACCAGCACCCTGGCCGAGACCAGCGACGCGCTGTTTGCCAAGACCTTTGCGATCAACACCCAGGGCGTGTTCAACACGCTGCGCGAAGCGGCCACGCGCCTCAACACAGGCGGGCGCATCATCAACCTCTCGACCACCGCGCTGGCGCTGAACCTGCCCGGCTACGCGATCTACAACGGCAGCAAGGCTGCAGTCGAGGCCTTTACCCGCGTGTTCGCCAAGGAGCTGCGCGGCCGCCAGATCACCGTCAACGCGGTAGCCCCCGGCCCGGTCGCCACCGAGCTGTTCTTTGCCGGCAAGAGCGAGGCGCAAATTGAGCACTTTGCCAAGATGCCGCCGCTGGAGCGCCTGGGCGAGCCCGAGGACATCGCGGCCGTGGTCGCCTTTTTGGCGAGCAAGGAGTCGGGCTGGATCAACGGGCAGGTGCTGCGCGCCAATGGCGGCGTGGCCTAA